In a genomic window of Thunnus thynnus chromosome 16, fThuThy2.1, whole genome shotgun sequence:
- the si:ch211-266g18.10 gene encoding axoneme-associated protein mst101(2) isoform X27 yields the protein MTEGDKSGPSSAASEPNAAAAAPPASSEKPKGLGLLNKLRVSVELMIALAALLSWVVVGVVMFDFVEYKAVPDIQQIITDPVQAVNDAVDEVSSLLNKFQECAPDLSDPMSAATYAADEIAEAKDGFVRYFSDEEGNFYLSYVDPVIIGRRAFHSTNDLVCGVVGSIRDTLCAIMDTIIDIILAINRGIIDLGFIDPVVIGRNVFSVTNDTVGVIMGYIQDALCFILDSVLDIMKDVQHSVGFSPMAVLKRTAEITTEQINMLVSYFSTLLMGEQGILPEVSIDPMKVVEDAVLEVSDKKDLFMAYISSMFVGDQGEPLATPVVDVVTEKDEISPADINLVRRKGEFLPPFEKVTEIMHAAKHEAVPAPEISEAPDSKMEEEEETEVPTEADGKETEEDDVKHAGLEETELEPSLKDEEILDAADSEEEKQEEAKEVDAVEEEEEEEEIKTEEDGAHMENEEEQEEEKEEGSVDTEKEEEDFKIEDDDNEQEEEEDIKTEEAEVKEEEELEEEEEAKTAENLVEYSEEEEETKTEEEVVEDEEDGEEEEEDEEEEEAAKTEEDFVEDEEEEEEEEEEAKAEEDFVEDEDEEKIEETKTEDEEEEEEEEEEEDGEEETKTEEGLGEEEEEEEEEEEEEETKLEEVLGQDEEEEEEEETKTEDMVEDEEEEEEEEEEEETKLAEALAQDEEEKESEEEEAITEEDVVEADEEEEEEEETEAAAATIDKDMETRDYDHEDDKEKDLHGDEDTDVKDQSVKTDWDDQALEEEDYKAVEEEKEEEKEPSVQHLHLEILSAEQLNDDSLVSESDDEDEEETMTSPHVHDKDEHADIVDDHDENNNNSENGKTEPKRKRKVHIPAERVRRVGSRAAHKEEHKQHDKVLKDAKERHAIKEVKDALMKDLKATEIEKEEKKENKTKVEKTVAIKPKEEKPKKEAKPEVKPTEKIPEKPKEEPQKKKVPKPSKEKKEVKKPSKEEKKEKKHLKEEKEAKKPPKEDKEVKKSPKEEKEVKKPLKEEKEVKKPLKEEKEVKKPPKEEKEVKKPPKEEKELKKPPKEEKEAKKLPKEEKEEKKPHKEEKEVKKPHRVEKEEKKHLKEEKEEKKPHKEEKEVKKPHRVEKEEKKHLEEEKEEKKPHKEEKEVKKPHRVEKEEKKHLKEEKEEKKPHKEEKEVKKPHRVEKEEKKHLKEEKEEKKPHKEEKEVKKPHRVEKEEKKHLKEEKEEKKPLKEEKEVKKPHRVEKEEKKHLKEEKEEKKPLKEEKEVKKPHRVEKEEKKHLKEEKEKKPPKEEKEVKKHLKEEKMPHNVTLFKKEREDKKPSKEETAEKKHVEKKEVKKPLKEEKEEKEAKKPSKEEKEDQKPSKEKKIQPSKKEREDEKALEEKRKMKEKVQKPSEKEKELKKLPKEEKEMKKPSAEEKPHRKEKEPTKKEKEPTELHKEEKEPAHPKVVHELKKHLREKEEELLHPKEEREPKKPSKEEKEPEKPPKKAKEVTKPPKEEKVVAKPPKVEPEKISKEKKQPVSKEVKEEKKERHLKEEVVPKKPSKEEKEPSKHPKMEEKERKGPTKKETEPKKLSKEEDREELSKEKKEVKISKVVKEVKKIHKEEHEPKKTSKKETEPTKPSKEEKEVKKAPKEDKEPAKKKDIKTEAKPQKAARGIKVVKKEVASVLKKEHLNVTKAAVEYKKPVKVLKAAKKHIIPVLKKEHMNVTKTEGREVTKVKAKPEPPKTKKVAAPKEPKKESKQKIKRKPGKPDIDEVKEKKKTIPTKKETEVSKPKVKPTPVHKDAEVTKEKAKHAPSKKEVPKEKAKAAPAKKEAAAPKEKPEPVILKKGHGGPARNASLVKEKVKIVPMKKDVKVAKEKVKAVFAKTTAEVSKQKPKPVHIKRETAPLRIKPSLVVKEAGAPQKNVSLTKEKAKVVPLKKEAVLKEKAKAKTSQKEHEAKPVHAKKEPEATKEKPKPAHEKKELETCKEKDKPAAVKKVMSKEKTKPVRVKKEDRVLKEIQESAKKEKSAEKKATKEEKVKAEPAVSDSFLMDEELPYFQCFFVDEDEAQFPFYAFSPL from the exons ATGACTGAAG GGGACAAATCCGGCCCCTCGTCCGCCGCCAGTGAGCCCAATGCAGCAGCCGCAGCACCACCGGCGAGCTCTGAGAAACCTAAAGGTCTGGGGCTCCTCAATAAGCTGAGAGTGTCTGTGGAGCTGATGATTGCTCTGGCTGCTCTGCTGTCCTGGGTGGTGGTGGGAGTGGTGATGTTTGACTTTGTGGAGTACAAAGCAGTCCCTG ACATTCAGCAAATCATTACGGACCCTGTGCAAGCTGTAAATGATGCTGTTGATGAAGTATCCAGTCTGCTCAATAAGTTTCAAG AATGTGCGCCTGATTTAAGTGACCCCATGTCTGCTGCCACTTATGCGGCAGATGAAATAGCAGAAGCAAAGGATGGATTTGTTCGATATTTCTCAGATGAGGAGG GAAACTTCTACCTCAGCTACGTTGACCCTGTAATCATTGGCAGACGAGCTTTCCATTCAACTAATGACCTTGTGTGTGGAGTGGTGGGATCCATCAGGGACACACTCTGTGCTATCATGGATACTATAATTGATATTATATTGGCTATAAATAGAG gaATCATTGACCTTGGCTTCATCGACCCCGTGGTAATTGGCAGAAATGTCTTCAGTGTTACAAATGACACTGTGGGTGTAATAATGGGCTACATCCAGGATGCGCTCTGCTTCATTTTAGACAGTGTACTGGATATAATGAAAG ATGTCCAGCATTCTGTGGGATTCAGTCCTATGGCAGTCCTGAAGAGAACAGCAGAAATCACCACAGAACAGATTAACATGCTTGTGAGCTACTTCTCCACATTGCTGATGGGTGAACAAG GAATCTTGCCTGAGGTGTCCATTGACCCCATGAAAGTTGTTGAGGACGCTGTGTTGGAGGTCTCAGACAAGAAAGATTTGTTCATGGCTTATATATCAAGCATGTTCGTTGGTGATCAAG gTGAACCTCTTGCCACACCAGTTGTAGATGTAGTAACTGAAAAAg aTGAAATTTCTCCGGCTGATATTAATTTGGTCAGAAGGAAAG GTGAATTTCTGCCACCTTTCGAGAAAG TTACAGAGATCATGCACGCTGCCAAACATGAAGCTGTTCCTGCTCCAGAGATAAGTGAAGCCCCAGACTcaaagatggaggaggaggaggagactgaGGTTCCAACTGAAGCAGATGgcaaagagacagaggaagatgatg TGAAACATGCCGGCCTTGAAGAAACAGAACTCGAACCGTCACTGAAAGATGAGGAAATCCTTGATGCTGCTGACagtgaggaggagaaacaggaagaaGCAAAAGAGGTTGATGCtgtagaagaggaggaggaggaggaggagattaaAACAGAGGAGGATGGAGCACACATGGAAAatgaggaagagcaggaggaggaaaaagaggaaggaagtgTTGAcacagaaaaggaggaggaggacttcAAAATAGAGGATGATGACAacgaacaagaagaagaagaagatattaAAACAGAGGAGGCTGAAgtaaaggaagaggaggagctggaggaggaggaggaggccaaaACTGCAGAAAATTTGGTTGAatattcagaggaggaggaagaaacaaaaacagaagaagaggtggtagaagatgaggaggacggggaggaggaggaagaggatgaggaggaggaggaggcagccaAAACTGAAGAAGATTTTgtagaagatgaggaggaggaggaggaggaagaggaggaggccaaAGCTGAAGAAGATTTTGTagaagatgaggatgaggagaaaatagaagagacaaaaactgaagatgaggaggaggaggaggaggaggaggaggaggaagatggggAGGAGGAGACCAAAACTGAAGAAGGTttgggagaagaggaggaagaggaagaggaagaggaggaggaggaggagaccaAATTGGAAGAAGTTTTGGGacaagatgaggaggaagaggaggaggaggagacaaaaacagaagacatggttgaagatgaggaggaagaggaagaggaggaggaggaggaggagaccaAATTGGCAGAAGCTTTGGCAcaagatgaggaggagaaggagagtgaggaggaggaggcaatAACAGAAGAAGATGTTGTAGAGGCtgacgaggaggaagaggaggaggaggagactgaagctgctgctgccaccatTGATAAAGATATGGAGACCAGAGATTATGACCATGaagatgacaaagaaaaagatctTCATGGTGATGAAGATACTGATGTCAAAGATCAATCTGTAAAAACTGATTGGGACGATCAGGCTCTAGAGGAGGAAGATTATAAGGCAgtggaagaagagaaggaagaagaaaaagagccATCAGTCCAACATCTTCATCTTGAAATTCTGTCAGCTGAACAGCTCAATGATGACAGTTTAGTATCTGAAtctgatgatgaggatgaagaagaaaCGATGACTTCACCACATGTTCACGACAAAGACGAACACGCTGACATCGTCGATGATCACGatgagaacaacaacaacagcgaGAACGGGAAAACTGAACCTAAACGAAAGAGGAAGGTTCATATTCCCGCTGAGAGAGTCAGAAGAGTCGGATCCAGAGCTGCTCACAAAGaagaacacaaacaacatgataAAG TTCTCAAAGATGCAAAGGAAAGACACGCTATAAAAGAAGTTAAAGATGCCCTTATGAAAG ACCTAAAAGCCACAGAAAttgaaaaggaggagaaaaaggagaacaaaACCAAAGTTGAGAAAACCGTGGCGATAAAACCAAAGGAAGAAAAGCCAAAGAAGGAGGCCAAACCTGAGGTAAAACCTACTGAGAAGATACCAGAGAAGCCCAAAG AAGAACCCCAGAAGAAGAAAGTACCAAAGCCTTctaaggaaaagaaagaagtgaaGAAACCCTccaaagaagagaagaaggaaaagaagcatctaaaagaagagaaagaagccAAGAAACCACCTAAAGAAGATAAAGAAGTCAAGAAATCTCccaaagaagagaaagaagtcAAGAAACCActcaaagaagagaaagaagttaAGAAACCacttaaagaagaaaaagaagtcaAGAAACCTCccaaagaggagaaagaagtcAAGAAACCTCccaaagaggagaaagaattGAAGAAACCACccaaagaggagaaagaagccAAGAAACTACccaaagaagagaaagaggagaagaaacctcataaagaagagaaagaagtcAAGAAACCACATAGAgtagagaaagaggagaagaaacatctcaaagaagagaaagaggagaagaaacctcataaagaagagaaagaagtcAAGAAACCACATAGAgtagagaaagaggagaagaaacatctcgaagaagagaaagaggagaagaaacctcataaagaagagaaagaagtcAAGAAACCACATAGAgtagagaaagaggagaagaaacatctcaaagaagagaaagaagagaagaaacctcataaagaagagaaagaagtcAAGAAACCACATAGAgtagagaaagaggagaagaaacatctcaaagaagagaaagaggagaagaaacctcataaagaagagaaagaagtcAAGAAACCACATAGAgtagagaaagaggagaagaaacatctcaaagaagagaaagaggagaagaaacctcttaaagaagagaaagaagtcAAGAAACCACATAGAgtagagaaagaggagaagaaacatctcaaagaagagaaagaggagaagaaacctcttaaagaagagaaagaagtcAAGAAACCACATAGAgtagagaaagaggagaagaaacatctcaaagaagagaaagagaagaaacctcccaaagaagagaaagaagtgaAGAAACATCTCAAAGAAGAGAAGATGCCACACAACGTGACACTTTTCAAGAAGGAGAGGGAAGACAAGAAGCCTTCTAAGGAAGAGACAGCGGAGAAGAAGCATGTggagaaaaaagaagtgaagaaaCCTCtaaaagaagagaaggaggaaaaagaagcGAAGAAGCCCTctaaagaagagaaagaagatcAAAAGCCatctaaagaaaagaaaatacagccgtccaagaaagagagggaagacgAGAAGGCTCttgaagaaaagagaaaaatgaaggaaaaagttCAAAAGCCTTCCGAAAAGGAAAAAGAACTGAAGAAGCTTCctaaagaagagaaagaaatgaagaaacCTTCTGCGGAGGAAAAACCTCACCGAAAAGAGAAAGAACCaactaaaaaggaaaaagaaccAACAGAACTCcacaaagaagagaaagaacCAGCACATCCTAAAGTGGTACATGAACTCAAAAAGCATctcagagaaaaggaggaagaattACTGCAtccaaaagaagaaagagaaccAAAGAAGCcctcaaaagaagaaaaagaaccaGAAAAACCACCTAAGAAGGCCAAAGAAGTAACAAAGCCTCcaaaagaagagaaagtagTAGCAAAACCTCCAAAAGTAGAACCAGAAAAGATctcaaaagagaagaaacaaccAGTTTCTAAAGAggtgaaagaggaaaagaaagagaggcaTCTCAAAGAAGAGGTAGTACCAAAGAAACCAtctaaagaagaaaaagagccTTCAAAACATcctaaaatggaagaaaaagaaagaaaagggcCTACCAAAAAAGAGACAGAACCAAAGAAGCTGtctaaagaagaagacagagaggaactgtccaaagaaaagaaagaggttAAGATTTCTAAAGTAGTAAAAGAGGTCAAGAAGATTCACAAAGAAGAACATGAACCAAAGAAGACCTCTAAGAAGGAAACTGAACCAACAAAGCCTTctaaagaggagaaagaagtcAAGAAGGCTCCCAAAGAAGACAAAGAACCTGCAAAGAAGAAAGACATTAAGACAG aagctaaaccCCAAAAGGCTGCAAGAGGAATTAAAGTAGTCAAGAAGGAGGTTGCATCTGTCCTGAAGAAGGAACATCTTAATGTAACAAAAGCAG CTGTTGAATACAAGAAGCCTGTAAAGGTCCTGAAAGCTGCTAAAAAGCACATAATCCCTGTCCTGAAAAAGGAACATATGAATGTCACAAAAACAG AGGGTCGTGAAGTTACTAAGGTGAAAGCCAAACCAGAACCtccaaagacaaagaaag TGGCAGCTCCCAAGGAGCCCAAGAaggaatcaaaacaaaaaatcaaacgTAAACCTGGAAAACCTG ATATTGATGAagtgaaggaaaagaaaaaaacaatcccAACAAAGAAAG AAACTGAAGTTTCTAAACCAAAGGTCAAACCTACACCTGTTCATAAAG ATGCTGAAGTTACCAAAGAAAAAGCCAAACATGCTCCTTCAAAGAAGG AAGTTCCAAAGGAAAAGGCCAAAGCAGCTCCGGCTAAGAAAG AGGCAGCTGCTCCAAAAGAAAAGCCTGAGCCAGTTATCTTGAAAAAAG GACATGGAGGCCCTGCCAGAAATGCCTCCCTGGTGAAAGAGAAAGTCAAAATAGTGCCTATGAAGAAAG ATGTCAAGGTGGCAAAGGAGAAAGTCAAAGCAGTATTTGCAAAGACAA cagCTGAGGTTTCAAAACAGAAGCCCAAACCAGTTCATATAAAGAGGG AAACTGCTCCACTCAGGATAAAACCATCTCTGGTAGTCAAAG AAGCAGGAGCCCCACAGAAAAATGTCTCTCTAACAAAGGAAAAAGCGAAGGTGGTGCCATTGAAGAAAG AAGCTGTTCTGAAAGAAAAGGCAAAAGCAAAAACTTCACAGAAAG AACATGAGGCTAAGCCAGTTCATGCCAAAAAAG AGCCGGAGGCTACAAAGGAGAAGCCTAAACCAGCTCATGAAAAGAAAG AACTGGAGACTtgtaaagaaaaagacaaacctGCTGCAGTGAAGAAAG TCATGTCTAAGGAAAAGACCAAACCAGTCCGTGTGAAGAAAG AAGACAGAGTTCTTAAAGAGATACAGGAGTCGGCAAAGAAAG aaaaatcTGCTGAGAAGAAAGCTACCAAAGAGGAAAAAGTAAAAG CAGAGCCGGCTGTATCAGACAGCTTTCTTATGGATG AAGAGCTGCCCTACTTCCAGTGTTTCTTTGTGGACGAGGATGAGGCCCAGTTTCCATTCTATGCCTTCTCACCATTGTAG